The genomic stretch CAATAATGCCTGTAGATCTTGATGAGAAACAAAAAATGCTTGAAATACAAGAAACTAAGAAAAGACTTGAATATGAACTTGAAATTCTTGCAAGAGAAATAGAACTTTTAGAAATAGAAGAATCATTAGAAAGTACTGTAAGAGAAAAGATAGAAAAAAATCAAAAAGAATTTTATTTAAGAGAAAAATTAAATGCAATAAAAGAAGAATTAGATGGAAAAGAAGATGATGAAATAAAAGAATTACAGCAAAAATTAAAAGAAGGGGATTATCCTGATTTTGTGATAAAAAAAGCTGAAAAAGAGATAGATAGATTGAATAGAATGTCTCCATATTCTGCAGAAGCGACGGTTATAAGAACATATCTTGATTGGATATTAGAAATACCTTGGAATAAAAAAAGCCAAGATAATTTAAATATAAAAGAAGCTAAAAAGATACTTGAAAATAATCATTATGGTCTTGAAGAACCTAAAGAAAGAATATTAGAATTTTTATCGGTAAGACAATTATCTAAAAATTCAAAAGCCCCTATATTATGTTTTGTTGGAGCTCCAGGGGTTGGAAAAACTACTCTTGGTAAATCTATTGCGGATGCTACCGGAAGAAAATTTGGAAGAATATCTCTTGGAGGAGTTAGAGATGAAGCAGAAATAAGGGGGCATAGAAGGACATATGTAGGAGCTATTCCAGGAAGAATAGTTGAAACTATTAGAAAAACGGGTACCATGAATCCTGTGATAGTTCTTGATGAAGTTGATAAACTTGGAACATCTTTTCAAGGAGATCCATCTGCAGCATTATTAGAAGTTCTTGATCCACAACAAAATAAAGATTTTACAGACCATTACCTTGAACTTCCTTTAGATTTATCAGAAGTAATATTTGTTACTACTGCTAATGTTATACATACGATACCACCAGCTTTAAGAGATAGAATGGAAGTAATATATATATCTGGATATACTGACATAGAAAAATTCAAAATAGCAAAAAAACATATAATACCAAAAACATTAAAAGAACACGGATTAACTCAAAAAGAGTTTAATATATCAGATACGGCTGTAAAAGAAATAATAACCAATTATACGAGAGAAGCTGGAGTTAGAAGCCTTGAAAAGACTATGGCAAAAGTAATGAGAAAATCAGCATTGAAATATGTTCAAAAGAACAAAAAAATAAATATAACAGTATCTA from Oceanotoga teriensis encodes the following:
- the lon gene encoding endopeptidase La; amino-acid sequence: MSEKKEIIDKYIDETNKKNIPDKLPAIATRAKMLIYPNTVIPMFVGREKSIKALEESLEKYENYIFLVSQKKIEEEEPKVKDLYRVGTVARIVQLSKLPNGDYKVLVEGIKRAKIKKTVESKKIFMFEIEMYNSDLKTDKKIEALVRKIKELLKKYMELTKKFPQEAILAIEETSEPEIISDLVASIMPVDLDEKQKMLEIQETKKRLEYELEILAREIELLEIEESLESTVREKIEKNQKEFYLREKLNAIKEELDGKEDDEIKELQQKLKEGDYPDFVIKKAEKEIDRLNRMSPYSAEATVIRTYLDWILEIPWNKKSQDNLNIKEAKKILENNHYGLEEPKERILEFLSVRQLSKNSKAPILCFVGAPGVGKTTLGKSIADATGRKFGRISLGGVRDEAEIRGHRRTYVGAIPGRIVETIRKTGTMNPVIVLDEVDKLGTSFQGDPSAALLEVLDPQQNKDFTDHYLELPLDLSEVIFVTTANVIHTIPPALRDRMEVIYISGYTDIEKFKIAKKHIIPKTLKEHGLTQKEFNISDTAVKEIITNYTREAGVRSLEKTMAKVMRKSALKYVQKNKKINITVSNIHKTLGAAPFFDSKKNEKPDIGVVTGLAWTAYGGVILDVEVATITGKGRLITTGQLGDVMKESAKIALSLSRKIVEKMDKKYCEEFDKNDFHIHLPEGAVPKDGPSAGVTLTTAIISSILKKKVRNDIAMTGEITLRGKVLPVGGIKEKVLSAYRSGIYEVIIPQSNEKDVEKIPEEIRRKIKFNFAKEILEVLEIALIGGVENENK